The following are from one region of the uncultured Hyphomonas sp. genome:
- a CDS encoding class I SAM-dependent methyltransferase: MSDPGSPKDFWNARYSEDGFAYGERASRLLLGFRDLLQPGQRALVPASGEGRDAVFLAECGLDVTAVDMSAAGLARTAELAAKRGVSVTCIEADLSKWDWPEAEFDCVAAMFAHVPAPFRPVLHGKFLTTLKPGGHVFLEGFLPEQSDYQKSHNSGGPREPSMLFDPAAIRADFAEAKAVSFLTGIETLSEGLYHSGPAALMRAVFRKPE; this comes from the coding sequence ATGAGTGATCCCGGTTCGCCAAAAGATTTCTGGAATGCCCGCTATAGCGAAGATGGCTTTGCCTATGGCGAGCGGGCCAGCCGCCTGCTGCTGGGCTTCCGTGACCTGCTGCAGCCCGGCCAGCGTGCGCTGGTGCCGGCCAGTGGAGAGGGGCGCGATGCCGTGTTCCTGGCCGAGTGCGGACTGGATGTGACGGCGGTCGATATGTCGGCTGCTGGGCTTGCCCGCACGGCTGAGCTCGCTGCGAAGCGCGGCGTTTCCGTCACCTGTATCGAGGCCGATCTCAGCAAGTGGGACTGGCCTGAAGCGGAATTCGACTGCGTGGCCGCCATGTTTGCGCATGTGCCGGCGCCATTCCGCCCTGTGCTGCATGGCAAATTCCTCACCACGCTGAAGCCCGGCGGCCATGTCTTCCTGGAAGGTTTTCTGCCGGAGCAGTCAGACTATCAGAAGTCGCACAATTCCGGCGGCCCGCGCGAGCCGTCGATGCTGTTCGATCCGGCGGCCATCCGCGCCGACTTTGCCGAAGCCAAGGCCGTGTCTTTTCTGACCGGCATCGAAACCCTTTCTGAAGGCCTTTACCATTCCGGGCCGGCTGCGCTGATGCGCGCCGTGTTCCGCAAACCGGAGTAA
- a CDS encoding phosphoglycerate kinase: protein MSDFRRIDDAGDLTGKTALVRVDFNVPMADGKVTDDTRLRSALPTVEALREKGAKVVLLAHFGRPKGQIVPELSLKPIATAFADVLGAPVHFAENCGFGPKAKAFVTSRAPRDVILMENTRFEPGEEKNDPALAKSIAALGDLFVNDAFSATHRAHASTEGVTHDIPAYAGKAMETELDALEKALGSPERPVMAVVGGAKVSTKIDLLKNLVSKVDMLAIGGGMANTFLAAKGVDVGKSLCEHDLADTALTILKNAEASGCEILLPTDVAVATEFKAHAPDHRVCSVNEVSADEMILDAGPQTVTVLTEAMDKAKTLVWNGPLGAFELEPFDTATVAAARAAAERTKAGKLIAVAGGGDTVAALNHAGVAEDFTFVSTAGGAFLEWMEGKPLPGVEALQA, encoded by the coding sequence ATGTCCGACTTCCGCCGTATCGATGATGCCGGAGACCTGACCGGCAAGACCGCCCTTGTCCGTGTCGATTTCAATGTTCCGATGGCAGACGGCAAAGTCACCGACGACACGCGCCTGCGCTCCGCGCTGCCAACCGTTGAGGCCCTGCGGGAGAAGGGGGCCAAGGTCGTCCTGCTCGCACATTTCGGCCGTCCGAAAGGCCAGATCGTGCCGGAGTTGAGCCTGAAGCCAATCGCCACCGCCTTCGCCGACGTGCTGGGCGCGCCGGTACACTTCGCCGAGAATTGTGGCTTCGGCCCCAAAGCCAAAGCGTTCGTGACCAGCCGCGCACCGCGGGATGTTATCCTGATGGAGAATACGCGCTTTGAGCCGGGTGAGGAGAAGAACGATCCGGCGCTGGCCAAATCGATTGCCGCGCTTGGCGACCTCTTCGTGAACGATGCTTTCTCCGCGACGCACCGTGCCCATGCGTCCACGGAAGGTGTGACACACGACATTCCGGCCTATGCCGGCAAGGCGATGGAAACAGAGCTTGATGCGCTGGAGAAAGCCCTCGGCTCGCCAGAGCGCCCGGTCATGGCGGTTGTCGGCGGGGCCAAGGTCTCGACCAAGATCGACCTGCTGAAGAATCTGGTCTCCAAGGTGGACATGCTGGCCATTGGCGGCGGCATGGCGAACACGTTCCTGGCGGCCAAAGGTGTGGATGTCGGCAAGTCGCTGTGTGAGCACGACCTGGCGGACACGGCGCTGACGATCCTGAAGAATGCCGAAGCCTCCGGCTGCGAGATTCTACTGCCGACAGACGTTGCTGTGGCCACCGAATTCAAGGCCCACGCGCCGGATCATCGTGTCTGTTCTGTCAACGAGGTGAGTGCGGACGAGATGATCCTCGACGCCGGGCCGCAGACGGTCACGGTGCTGACCGAAGCGATGGACAAGGCGAAGACGCTGGTCTGGAACGGTCCGCTCGGCGCGTTTGAGCTTGAACCTTTCGACACCGCGACGGTTGCCGCAGCGCGGGCCGCAGCGGAGCGGACGAAAGCCGGCAAGCTGATCGCCGTGGCCGGGGGCGGGGACACCGTCGCTGCGCTGAACCATGCCGGTGTCGCAGAGGACTTCACCTTCGTCTCGACCGCCGGCGGCGCTTTCCTGGAATGGATGGAAGGCAAGCCGCTGCCGGGCGTGGAAGCCCTGCAGGCTTAA
- a CDS encoding DMT family transporter — MDFPPLPAYPGKPEHGLRLEDRPEMPQQPVQSGRRTPADWALFALLSLMWAGAYQLTRIAVDKGNPEAGLPPAWVLAGRLTIGAAVLWVIMLAMGKRLPPLRDLRRWRIILLMGLTSSTFPFFLITTAQKTVNSSLAALYTAAVPLFVAIGAHFLFRDEKLTPGSAIGVITGFAGVAVLFGPDALHNLDSASTIAQFMLIGATMFYALSSLLARGAPPMPSISFATGFVTVAAVVTWPFALMVDPATVHADWTHWAGVVGLGVVPSAIAQALYMLLIARTSATFLSLTGYSIPVMAAVLGFFLFGETQTWHAMIAFALILSGVWLARHGGGDKTA, encoded by the coding sequence ATGGACTTCCCTCCCCTGCCCGCCTATCCGGGCAAGCCGGAGCACGGTCTCCGGTTGGAGGACAGGCCGGAGATGCCACAACAGCCAGTTCAAAGCGGAAGGCGGACCCCGGCGGACTGGGCCTTGTTTGCCCTGCTCAGCCTGATGTGGGCAGGCGCCTACCAGCTGACGCGCATCGCCGTGGACAAAGGAAACCCTGAGGCCGGCCTGCCGCCCGCCTGGGTTCTCGCCGGACGGCTGACCATCGGCGCCGCGGTGCTCTGGGTCATCATGCTGGCCATGGGAAAACGCCTGCCGCCCCTGCGGGATCTCAGGCGCTGGCGCATCATCCTCCTGATGGGCCTGACCAGTTCGACCTTTCCCTTTTTCCTGATCACCACCGCCCAGAAGACCGTCAATTCCAGCCTTGCCGCGCTCTATACCGCTGCCGTGCCCCTGTTCGTGGCCATCGGCGCCCATTTCCTGTTCCGGGATGAGAAGCTGACCCCCGGCTCAGCGATCGGCGTGATCACCGGGTTTGCGGGCGTCGCCGTCCTGTTCGGGCCGGACGCCCTGCACAACCTCGACTCGGCCAGCACGATCGCGCAATTCATGCTGATCGGGGCGACCATGTTCTACGCCTTGTCCAGCCTGCTGGCCCGCGGCGCCCCGCCCATGCCTTCGATCAGCTTCGCCACGGGCTTCGTGACCGTTGCAGCGGTCGTGACCTGGCCGTTTGCACTGATGGTGGACCCGGCCACGGTCCATGCCGACTGGACGCACTGGGCCGGTGTGGTTGGTCTCGGCGTGGTCCCGTCCGCCATTGCGCAGGCGCTTTACATGCTGCTGATCGCGCGGACGTCAGCCACCTTCCTGTCGCTGACGGGCTATTCCATCCCGGTCATGGCCGCGGTGCTGGGCTTCTTCCTGTTCGGCGAGACGCAGACCTGGCACGCCATGATCGCCTTCGCCCTGATCCTGTCCGGC
- a CDS encoding fructose bisphosphate aldolase has protein sequence MTVVEMANETMAKQAAEKAGFIAALDQSGGSTPKALRLYGVEESAYANDEEMFGKIHEMRARIIKSPAFNGDKVMGAILFERTMDGEIDGVPTAEYLWKERSVVPFLKVDKGLADEENGVQVMKPMPDLDALLERAVAKGIFGTKMRSVINAANPEGIAAVVAQQFDVGRQILGHGLMPIIEPEVTISISDKAEAEDILLAEILKQLDALGHDKQVMLKLTLPEKANLYKLLVDHPRVMRVVALSGGYSRNDANAKLASNTGMIASFSRALTEGLSAQQSDAEFDAALAESVDSIYQASKAG, from the coding sequence ATGACGGTAGTTGAAATGGCAAACGAGACCATGGCGAAGCAGGCAGCAGAGAAGGCGGGCTTTATCGCCGCGCTCGATCAGTCTGGCGGTTCCACCCCGAAGGCCCTGCGCCTCTACGGCGTTGAGGAAAGCGCCTACGCCAATGACGAGGAAATGTTCGGCAAGATCCATGAGATGCGGGCCCGTATCATCAAGTCGCCGGCCTTCAATGGCGACAAGGTGATGGGTGCCATCCTGTTCGAGCGCACCATGGACGGCGAAATCGATGGCGTGCCGACCGCTGAATATCTCTGGAAAGAACGCAGCGTCGTTCCGTTCCTGAAGGTCGACAAGGGGCTCGCCGACGAAGAGAACGGCGTTCAGGTGATGAAACCGATGCCTGATCTCGACGCCCTGCTTGAGCGCGCCGTCGCCAAGGGCATCTTCGGCACCAAGATGCGTTCGGTCATCAATGCGGCCAACCCGGAAGGCATCGCCGCCGTCGTTGCCCAGCAATTCGACGTCGGCCGCCAGATCCTCGGCCATGGCCTGATGCCGATCATCGAGCCGGAAGTCACGATTTCCATCTCCGACAAGGCCGAAGCGGAAGACATCCTGCTCGCCGAAATCCTGAAGCAGCTGGACGCCCTTGGCCATGACAAGCAGGTGATGCTGAAGCTGACGCTGCCGGAGAAGGCAAACCTCTACAAGCTGCTGGTTGACCATCCGCGCGTGATGCGTGTCGTGGCCCTGTCGGGCGGCTATTCGCGCAATGATGCGAATGCAAAGCTCGCATCGAACACCGGCATGATTGCCTCTTTCTCGCGCGCCCTGACCGAAGGCCTCTCGGCCCAGCAGAGCGATGCAGAGTTCGATGCCGCGCTCGCCGAGTCCGTCGACAGCATTTATCAGGCGTCCAAAGCCGGCTGA
- the gap gene encoding type I glyceraldehyde-3-phosphate dehydrogenase, protein MTVRVAINGFGRIGRLVLRSIIENDRKDIEVAAINDLGPVATNAHLLRFDSVHGRFPADVQVDGDKIVINGKPILCTAIRDPKDLPHRELDIDIAMECTGIFADKEKASAHLEAGAKRVLVSAPATNADKTIVFGVNHDLLTKDDLVVSNASCTTNCLSPVAKVLNDLIGIEKGMMTTIHSYTNDQPSLDQMHKDLYRGRAAAVSMIPTSTGAAKAVGLVLPELNGKLDGISVRVPTPNVSVVDLKFVSRKKTTPEEINAAIKAAADGPMKGVLGYTDQPNVSIDFVHDPHSSIFHLDQTKVMDGNFCSILTWYDNEWGFSTRMADTALAIAKLI, encoded by the coding sequence ATGACCGTTCGCGTCGCAATCAATGGTTTTGGCCGCATCGGCCGCCTGGTCCTGCGCTCCATCATCGAAAACGACCGCAAGGACATCGAAGTTGCCGCGATCAACGACCTTGGCCCGGTCGCGACCAATGCGCACCTTCTGCGCTTCGATTCCGTCCATGGCCGTTTCCCGGCTGACGTGCAGGTCGATGGCGACAAGATTGTCATCAATGGCAAGCCGATCCTGTGCACCGCCATCCGCGATCCGAAAGACCTGCCGCACCGCGAGCTGGACATCGATATCGCGATGGAATGTACCGGCATCTTCGCCGACAAGGAAAAGGCCTCGGCCCACCTCGAAGCCGGCGCCAAGCGCGTGCTGGTCTCTGCCCCGGCCACCAATGCCGACAAGACCATCGTGTTCGGCGTGAACCACGACCTGCTGACCAAGGATGACCTTGTCGTCTCCAACGCATCGTGCACCACGAACTGCCTCTCGCCGGTCGCCAAGGTTCTGAATGACCTGATCGGCATTGAGAAGGGCATGATGACGACGATCCACTCCTACACGAACGACCAGCCGTCGCTCGACCAGATGCACAAGGACCTCTATCGCGGCCGCGCAGCAGCCGTGTCGATGATCCCGACCTCCACCGGCGCCGCCAAGGCTGTCGGCCTGGTTCTGCCGGAACTGAACGGCAAGCTGGACGGTATCTCGGTCCGCGTGCCGACGCCGAACGTTTCGGTTGTCGACCTGAAATTCGTCTCCAGGAAGAAGACGACCCCGGAAGAGATCAACGCGGCGATCAAGGCAGCTGCCGATGGTCCGATGAAAGGCGTCCTCGGCTACACCGACCAGCCGAACGTCTCGATCGACTTCGTGCACGATCCGCACTCCTCGATCTTCCACCTCGACCAGACCAAAGTCATGGACGGCAATTTCTGCTCGATCCTGACCTGGTATGACAATGAGTGGGGCTTCTCGACCCGTATGGCGGACACCGCGCTCGCCATCGCGAAGCTGATCTGA